A genomic stretch from Arachis stenosperma cultivar V10309 chromosome 3, arast.V10309.gnm1.PFL2, whole genome shotgun sequence includes:
- the LOC130967469 gene encoding 21 kDa protein-like, whose protein sequence is MDYAMIHSSNSKCVVTILLVIVLTVTNCGEAKGREFRQSNTVFIRSSCSSTTYPKLCYTSLVKHAAFIQTNPVLLTGTALNVTLSSAKSTSAAMSTMARSGGLSGRDAAAMQDCMEVLADSVEELTKSIGEMSHLRTSNFEGTMSDVQTWVSAALTDDTTCTDGFQQTPSSVAGDVKTAVRGRVVEVAQLTSNALALINQLANGHP, encoded by the coding sequence atGGATTATGCAATGATTCATTCTTCTAACTCCAAGTGTGTTGTGACAATCCTTCTCGTAATTGTTTTAACCGTCACAAATTGTGGTGAAGCAAAAGGGAGAGAATTCCGACAATCAAACACAGTATTCATTAGAAGCTCATGTAGCTCCACAACATACCCAAAACTATGCTACACTTCGCTGGTGAAGCATGCGGCATTCATTCAAACAAACCCTGTTCTTCTAACGGGGACAGCCCTCAATGTCACTCTTTCCTCGGCCAAATCGACCTCGGCCGCCATGTCCACGATGGCCAGGAGCGGCGGCCTGAGCGGGAGAGACGCGGCGGCTATGCAGGACTGCATGGAGGTTTTGGCTGATTCCGTGGAGGAGCTGACAAAATCGATTGGAGAAATGAGTCATTTGAGGACAAGTAATTTTGAAGGAACAATGAGTGATGTTCAAACTTGGGTCAGCGCTGCTTTGACCGATGATACTACCTGCACTGATGGCTTCCAACAGACCCCTAGTTCTGTCGCCGGAGATGTTAAGACCGCTGTCCGTGGCCGCGTCGTCGAGGTGGCGCAACTCACTAGTAATGCCTTGGCTTTGATCAATCAGCTCGCTAATGGCCATCCTTAA